A single Triticum dicoccoides isolate Atlit2015 ecotype Zavitan chromosome 2A, WEW_v2.0, whole genome shotgun sequence DNA region contains:
- the LOC119353147 gene encoding protein WVD2-like 7 isoform X2 — protein MGAAPGQPPSPPPPERTASPERGALRGDDRDWKAEMMSALGESVSFGRFLSEPLEWGRWSAFEHNRYLEEAAGQSRPGSVAQKKAFFEEHYARKRKSADVDEGEDVDEGRDADADGGEAWSADSSCMTDEPAGEETGGVDSGAPEDCGAVVDAAVPGEAHQELKAVADGVVSSCRLDSTAERSHELRDVQVAEARKGLQLDAGCVVAAVDAVEKQPLQESLIVNQGVADTVEKKRHPMSSLFQKPAEFSSPPSGKKAPSSSAKRRSTLRPAKENSSPFPSTDSNKQEETSVAQKGSILGTMNFRRCEIGDTASRSRNLGSTIASRISQLESASRPVKDVHPKVNKQRRTSKGFCKGIPEAASTATQQPEQRSPYVSVTRVKEMLFGSTSPPTHPETNIAKENMGKANDEPELKEIHQSVRFKARSLPNFYWRSKESKDSRGHERPTKIRRTAIID, from the exons ATGGGCGCCGCGCCGGGCCAGcccccctccccgccgccgccggagcggaCCGCGTCGCCGGAGCGGGGCGCCCTCCGCGGCGACGACCGG GACTGGAAGGCGGAGATGATGTCGGCGCTGGGGGAGTCGGTCTCCTTCGGCCGGTTCCTCTCCGAGCCGCTCGAGTGGGGCCGGTGGTCGGCGTTCGAGCACAACCGGTACCTCGAGGAGGCCGCGGGGCAGTCGCGCCCCGGATCCGTCGCGCAGAAGAAGGCCTTCTTCGAGGAGCACTACGCCAGGAAGCGGAAGAGCGCCGATGTCGACGAGGGCGAGGATGTCGACGAGGGGCGCGATGCTGATGCGGACGGCGGCGAAGCCTGGTCGGCGGACTCCTCGTGCATGACGGATGAGCCCGCGGGAGAGGAGACCGGCGGCGTAGATTCGGGTGCTCCGGAGGATTGCGGCGCCGTTGTCGATGCTGCCGTGCCGGGGGAAGCGCATCAGGAGCTGAAGGCTGTTGCAGACGGCGTTGTCTCATCGTGCCGCCTGGATAGCACGGCTGAGCGGTCACACGAGCTGCGTGATGTGCAGGTTGCTGAAGCGAGAAAAGGGCTGCAGTTGGATGCTGGATGTGTCGTGGCTGCTGTTGATGCCGTTGAGAAGCAGCCGTTACAG GAGAGTTTGATTGTCAATCAAGGTGTAGCAGATACTGTCGAGAAGAAGAGGCACCCGATGTCATCGCTATTTCAGAAGCCTGCGGAATTCAGTTCTCCCCCATCAGGAAAGAAAGCGCCGTCTTCGTCAGCCAAAAGGCGGTCGACCCTGCGTCCAGCGAAGGAGAACAGCTCACCATTTCCTAGTACTGACAGTAACAAGCAAGAAGAGACTTCAGTTGCTCAAAAAGGGTCGATATTGGGTACCATGAACTTCAGGAGATGTGAAATAGGCGATACTGCCTCGAGATCAAGAAATCTTGGTTCCACAATTGCTTCGAGGATTAGTCAGCTGGAGTCTGCAAGCAGGCCGGTGAAAGATGTTCATCCTAAGGTGAACAAACAGAGGCGGACAAGCAAG GGGTTCTGCAAAGGTATTCCAGAAGCAGCTTCCACGGCAACTCAACAGCCTGAACAAAG GTCTCCATATGTCAGTGTGACGAGGGTCAAAGAAATGTTGTTTGGTTCAACTTCGCCACCGACGCATCCGGAAACCAATATagctaaagaaaatatg GGAAAAGCCAACGATGAACCTGAATTGAAAGAAATACATCAGAGCGTCCGTTTCAAGGCCAGGTCACTGCCAAATTTTTACTGGAGAAGTAAAGAATCAAAGGATTCAAG GGGGCACGAGAGACCCACCAAAATCCGCCGAACAGCGATCATAGACTGA
- the LOC119353147 gene encoding protein WVD2-like 7 isoform X1, with protein MGAAPGQPPSPPPPERTASPERGALRGDDRDWKAEMMSALGESVSFGRFLSEPLEWGRWSAFEHNRYLEEAAGQSRPGSVAQKKAFFEEHYARKRKSADVDEGEDVDEGRDADADGGEAWSADSSCMTDEPAGEETGGVDSGAPEDCGAVVDAAVPGEAHQELKAVADGVVSSCRLDSTAERSHELRDVQVAEARKGLQLDAGCVVAAVDAVEKQPLQESLIVNQGVADTVEKKRHPMSSLFQKPAEFSSPPSGKKAPSSSAKRRSTLRPAKENSSPFPSTDSNKQEETSVAQKGSILGTMNFRRCEIGDTASRSRNLGSTIASRISQLESASRPVKDVHPKVNKQRRTSKGFCKGIPEAASTATQQPEQRSPYVSVTRVKEMLFGSTSPPTHPETNIAKENMGKANDEPELKEIHQSVRFKARSLPNFYWRSKESKDSRQGARETHQNPPNSDHRLNDDASDRHGMSRGASKDKQICCFPLIRR; from the exons ATGGGCGCCGCGCCGGGCCAGcccccctccccgccgccgccggagcggaCCGCGTCGCCGGAGCGGGGCGCCCTCCGCGGCGACGACCGG GACTGGAAGGCGGAGATGATGTCGGCGCTGGGGGAGTCGGTCTCCTTCGGCCGGTTCCTCTCCGAGCCGCTCGAGTGGGGCCGGTGGTCGGCGTTCGAGCACAACCGGTACCTCGAGGAGGCCGCGGGGCAGTCGCGCCCCGGATCCGTCGCGCAGAAGAAGGCCTTCTTCGAGGAGCACTACGCCAGGAAGCGGAAGAGCGCCGATGTCGACGAGGGCGAGGATGTCGACGAGGGGCGCGATGCTGATGCGGACGGCGGCGAAGCCTGGTCGGCGGACTCCTCGTGCATGACGGATGAGCCCGCGGGAGAGGAGACCGGCGGCGTAGATTCGGGTGCTCCGGAGGATTGCGGCGCCGTTGTCGATGCTGCCGTGCCGGGGGAAGCGCATCAGGAGCTGAAGGCTGTTGCAGACGGCGTTGTCTCATCGTGCCGCCTGGATAGCACGGCTGAGCGGTCACACGAGCTGCGTGATGTGCAGGTTGCTGAAGCGAGAAAAGGGCTGCAGTTGGATGCTGGATGTGTCGTGGCTGCTGTTGATGCCGTTGAGAAGCAGCCGTTACAG GAGAGTTTGATTGTCAATCAAGGTGTAGCAGATACTGTCGAGAAGAAGAGGCACCCGATGTCATCGCTATTTCAGAAGCCTGCGGAATTCAGTTCTCCCCCATCAGGAAAGAAAGCGCCGTCTTCGTCAGCCAAAAGGCGGTCGACCCTGCGTCCAGCGAAGGAGAACAGCTCACCATTTCCTAGTACTGACAGTAACAAGCAAGAAGAGACTTCAGTTGCTCAAAAAGGGTCGATATTGGGTACCATGAACTTCAGGAGATGTGAAATAGGCGATACTGCCTCGAGATCAAGAAATCTTGGTTCCACAATTGCTTCGAGGATTAGTCAGCTGGAGTCTGCAAGCAGGCCGGTGAAAGATGTTCATCCTAAGGTGAACAAACAGAGGCGGACAAGCAAG GGGTTCTGCAAAGGTATTCCAGAAGCAGCTTCCACGGCAACTCAACAGCCTGAACAAAG GTCTCCATATGTCAGTGTGACGAGGGTCAAAGAAATGTTGTTTGGTTCAACTTCGCCACCGACGCATCCGGAAACCAATATagctaaagaaaatatg GGAAAAGCCAACGATGAACCTGAATTGAAAGAAATACATCAGAGCGTCCGTTTCAAGGCCAGGTCACTGCCAAATTTTTACTGGAGAAGTAAAGAATCAAAGGATTCAAGGCAG GGGGCACGAGAGACCCACCAAAATCCGCCGAACAGCGATCATAGACTGAATGATGATGCCAGTGACCGACACGGAATGAGCAGAGGAGCCTCGAAGGACAAACAAATATGTTGCTTCCCACTTATAAGGCGGTAG